One genomic region from Phragmites australis chromosome 1, lpPhrAust1.1, whole genome shotgun sequence encodes:
- the LOC133885499 gene encoding methionine--tRNA ligase, cytoplasmic-like, which produces MAAPDAPSDRGPSLLDPNCRKAKCYGPSRLSSGSQGRADATSNPQYGPNTRRLGFLHFFHPSPCSRLGVLMAAAADLAQSKRAMAYALCKHLNIDPNTISNTSIEKSDIASLFSHIVNTSQDEVTKWVTFSSDFAGNNGKQHTLLANLNQDLSQKSVLLCDGFKPSVADIVVFATVQDFMSLISNNESQKYPHVLRWMDHIQNVVDFGTSLQKINVTKSVFDPPSHPKKADKGDADPSSKKAVSGQKISDKSNRSADSKKAAGESKALEDKENPNAAKNDKHSGEKNKVAAKSTGKTTEKAAEKAPEKTAEKDSECNISILNIQVGLIRKAWKHPSADSLLVEEIDLGDGNVRQVVSGLAKYYSPDELVNRHVVLITNVKPGKLRDVMSAGLVLCASTQDLTVVEPLIPPEGAKVGEHISFAGFVGKPEDVLNPKKKQLDKITPHLRTDENGIATFKGIPFTTSAGPCRSSIPNANIK; this is translated from the exons ATGGCTGCACCTGACGCACCTTCTGATCGTGGTCCATCATTGCTAGA CCCAAACTGCCGGAAAGCAAAATGTTACGGCCCATCTAGGCTCAGTAGTGGAAGCCAAGGCCGAGCGGACGCAACCTCAAATCCTCAATACGGCCCAAACACAAGGAGACTCGGTTTTCTTCACTTTTTCCACCCCTCACCGTGCTCGAGACTCGGCGTgctaatggcggcggcggcggacctCGCGCAGAGCAAACGGGCCATGGCCTACGCGCTCTGCAAGCACCTCAACATCGATCCG AACACTATATCCAATACAAGTATCGAAAAGAGTGATATTGCGAGCCTGTTTTCACATATTGTGAACACATCTCAGGATGag GTGACGAAGTGGGTAACATTTTCCAGCGATTTTGCTGGGAACAATGGAAAACAGCATACATTGCTTGCTAATCTCAATCAAGATTTGTCCCAGAAGTCTGTACTACTGTGTGATGGTTTTAAACCATCAGTTGCTGATATTGTTGTGTTTGCAACTGTACAAGATTTCATG AGTCTTATTAGCAACAATGAATCGCAGAAATATCCACATGTATTGCGGTGGATGGACCACATTCAG AACGTTGTTGATTTTGGTACATCTTTGCAAAAGATAAATGTGACCAAATCCGTCTTTGATCCACCTTCT CATCCAAAGAAAGCCGATAAAGGAGATGCTGATCCAAGTTCGAAGAAAGCAGTTTCAGGACAGAAGATCTCTGACAAATCAAATAGAAGTGCTGACTCCAAGAAAGCTGCAGGGGAG AGTAAGGCTCTTGAAGATAAAGAGAATCCTAATGCTGCGAAAAACGACAAACACtctggtgagaaaaataaagtaGCAGCTAAGTCTACAGGAAAAACAACAGAGAAAGCTGCAGAGAAGGCTCCAGAGAAAACTGCAGAGAAGGATTCGGAGTGCAATATCAGTATCCTCAATATACAGGTTGGCCTTATCCGGAAAGCGTGGAAGCACCCATCTGCTGACAG CCTTTTGGTGGAGGAGATAGATTTGGGAGATGGCAATGTGCGTCAAGTTGTTAGTGGTCTTGCAAAATACTACAGCCCGGATGAACTTGTT AATCGGCATGTTGTTTTAATCACGAATGTGAAGCCTGGGAAGCTGCGGGATGTCATGTCTGCTGGATTG GTCCTGTGTGCTTCAACTCAAGATCTTACAGTTGTGGAGCCCTTGATTCCTCCAGAAGGAGCCAAGGTGGGAGAACACATTTCATTTGCTGG GTTCGTCGGGAAGCCTGAGGATGTTCTAAATCCAAAGAAAAAGCAGCTGGACAAGATTACACCG CATCTTCGTACTGACGAGAATGGAATTGCAACATTCAAAGGGATACCCTTTACTACATCAGCTGGTCCATGTAGATCTTCAATTCCAAACGCGAACATTAAGTGA
- the LOC133923409 gene encoding probable LRR receptor-like serine/threonine-protein kinase IRK, with translation MAAAAARPLLLFAALLLAAAAATMRTSALTDDVLALVVFKTGVSDPSGRLAVWTEDDDRPCSWPGVGCDARTGRVTSLSLPAASLSGHLPRALLRLDALLSLTLPRNSLSGPVLPNLLAALPRLRSLDLSSNRFAAPIPAELFAQCRAVRAISLAHNHLSGYIPPAVASCSSLVSLNLSSNRLAGPIPDGLWSLPSLRSLDLSGNELSGRVPGGFPRSSSLREVDLSRNLLAGEIPADVGEAALLKSLDFGHNLFTGGLPDSLRRLTGLRFLSADSNTLTGELPVWIGEMWALERLDLSGNRFAGAIPYTIANCKNLVEVDLSRNALTGELPWWAFGLPLQRVSVAGNKLYGWVKVPDDAAMALRVLDLSSNAFSGEIPPRITAFAGLQSLNLSSNSMSGQLPAGIGGMRLLEVLDVSANRLDGGVPPEIGGAVALRDLRMGRNSLTGRIPAQIGNCSSLIALDLSHNCLAGSIPNTMGNLTSLQVVDLSQNKLNGTLPVELSNLPSLHIFDVSHNMLSGDLPNSRFFNNIPESFLAENSGLCSSRKNNSCNAVMPKPIVLNPNSSSNPSSQATPSAPSNMHHKRIILSISSLIAIAGGAAIAIGVVTISVLNRRVRARGAASRSTPAIALSDDYLSQSPENDASSGKLVMFGKGSPEFSAGGHALLNKDCELGRGGFGAVYKTVLRDGQPVAIKKLTVSSLVKSKDDFERKVKLLGKVRHHNVVTLRGFYWTSSLQLLIYDYLPGGNLHEHLHDCTEDKSLSWMERFDIIIGVARGLTYLHQHGIIHYNLKSSNVLLDSNGEPRVGDYGLARLLPMLDRYVLSSKIQSALGYMAPEFACKTVKITEKCDVYGFGVLVLEVLTGRRPVEYLEDDVVVLCDLVRSALEEGRPEDCMDPRLCGEFPVDEALPIIKLGLLCTSQVPSNRPDMGEVTNILELVRSPQDSAEDELV, from the exons atggccgccgccgccgcccgaccACTCCTGCTCTTTGCCGCACTCCTCctcgcggcggccgcggcgacgATGAGGACCAGCGCGCTGACCGACGACGTGCTCGCGCTGGTTGTCTTCAAGACCGGCGTCTCGGACCCGTCGGGCCGCCTCGCCGTGTGGACCGAGGACGACGACCGTCCTTGCTCCTGGCCGGGAGTCGGCTGCGACGCGCGCACCGGCCGCGTCACCTCGCTCTCGCTCCCGGCCGCGTCGCTCTCGGGCCACCTTCCGCGCGCGCTGCTCCGCCTCGACGCGCTCCTCTCCCTCACCCTCCCCCGCAACAGCCTCTCCGGACCCGTGCTCCCCAACCTCCTCGCCGCGCTCCCGCGCCTCCGTTCCCTCGACCTGTCCTCCAACCGCTTCGCCGCCCCCATCCCCGCCGAGCTCTTCGCTCAATGCCGCGCCGTCCGCGCCATCTCCCTCGCCCACAACCATCTTTCGGGCTACATCCCACCCGCCGTCGCGTCCTGCTCGTCGCTCGTGTCCCTCAACCTCTCGTCCAACCGCCTAGCCGGCCCCATCCCTGACGGGCTCTGGTCGCTGCCTTCGCTCCGGTCGCTGGACCTCTCCGGCAACGAGCTATCCGGGAGAGTGCCTGGGGGATTCCCCCGGAGCAGCTCGCTGCGGGAGGTGGATTTGAGCCGCAACCTCCTCGCCGGGGAGATACCGGCCGACGTCGGGGAGGCGGCGCTGCTAAAGTCGCTggattttgggcataacttgtTCACTGGCGGCCTGCCGGACTCGCTCCGGAGGCTGACCGGGCTGCGGTTCCTTAGCGCCGACAGCAATACGCTCACGGGGGAGCTGCCGGTGTGGATCGGGGAAATGTGGGCTCTAGAACGGCTTGACTTGTCGGGCAACCGCTTCGCCGGCGCCATCCCCTACACCATCGCGAACTGCAAGAACCTGGTGGAGGTCGACCTAAGCCGTAATGCGCTCACCGGCGAGCTCCCCTGGTGGGCGTTCGGCCTGCCACTGCAGCGCGTCTCTGTCGCCGGCAACAAGCTGTACGGGTGGGTCAAGGTGCCCGACGACGCTGCAATGGCGTTGCGTGTGCTGGACCTGTCGAGCAACGCGTTCTCCGGCGAGATCCCGCCGCGGATCACCGCCTTTGCGGGTTTGCAATCTCTGAACCTGTCCTCGAATTCCATGTCGGGGCAGCTGCCGGCCGGCATTGGCGGGATGAGGCTGCTAGAGGTGCTCGACGTGAGTGCTAACCGGCTCGACGGAGGCGTGCCACCAGAGATTGGCGGTGCGGTGGCGCTCCGGGACCTGCGGATGGGGAGGAATTCGCTCACCGGGCGCATCCCGGCGCAGATCGGGAACTGCAGCTCCCTCATTGCACT GGATTTGTCACACAATTGCCTGGCAGGGTCAATTCCTAACACCATGGGCAACCTGACCAGTCTCCAGGTGGTCGATCTTTCTCAGAACAAGCTGAATGGGACCCTACCAGTGGAGCTATCTAATCTGCCCAGCCTCCATATCTTTGATGTCTCCCACAACATGCTGTCAGGGGACCTCCCGAATAGCCGCTTCTTCAACAACATCCCTGAGTCCTTCCTCGCGGAAAATTCTGGTCTCTGTAGCTCACGGAAGAACAATTCATGCAATGCAGTTATGCCGAAGCCCATTGTGCTCAACCCCAACTCCTCGTCAAACCCCTCGTCGCAGGCCACACCTAGTGCCCCAAGCAACATGCACCACAAGAGAATCATACTGAGCATCTCCTCCCTCATTGCCATTGCGGGCGGGGCTGCCATTGCTATTGGGGTGGTCACCATATCTGTGCTCAACCGCCGTGTTCGTGCCCGTGGAGCCGCCTCCCGCTCAACACCTGCTATTGCATTATCTGATGACTACCTTAGCCAATCCCCTGAGAATGATGCTAGCTCCGGGAAGCTTGTCATGTTTGGTAAGGGCAGCCCTGAGTTCAGCGCCGgtgggcatgccttgttgaatAAAGATTGTGAGCTTGGGCGTGGAGGCTTCGGTGCAGTCTACAAGACCGTGCTCAGAGATGGACAGCCGGTTGCCATCAAGAAGCTTACTGTCTCTAGCTTGGTCAAGTCAAAGGATGACTTCGAGCGAAAAGTGAAGTTGCTTGGCAAGGTGCGGCACCACAATGTCGTCACACTCAGAGGCTTCTACTGGACTTCATCACTGCAGCTCCTCATCTATGATTACCTGCCTGGAGGGAATTTGCATGAACACCTGCACGACTGCACTGAAGATAAGTCACTTTCCTGGATGGAGAGGTTTGACATCATCATCGGTGTTGCCAGGGGCCTGACATATCTGCACCAGCATGGGATCATCCATTACAATCTCAAGTCAAGCAACGTGCTGCTAGACAGCAATGGCGAGCCCAGGGTCGGCGACTATGGGCTTGCCAGACTGCTGCCGATGCTTGACCGGTACGTCCTGAGCAGTAAGATCCAGAGTGCACTTGGGTACATGGCCCCAGAGTTCGCATGCAAGACGGTGAAGATCACGGAGAAGTGCGATGTCTATGGCTTTGGGGTGCTTGTGCTGGAGGTCTTGACGGGCAGGAGGCCCGTCGAGTACTTGGAAGATGACGTCGTTGTGCTGTGTGATTTGGTCAGAAGCGCGTTGGAGGAAGGCAGACCAGAGGACTGCATGGATCCGCGACTATGCGGCGAGTTCCCCGTGGATGAGGCCCTGCCGATCATCAAGTTGGGCCTTCTCTGCACCTCGCAGGTGCCATCGAACCGACCTGACATGGGTGAGGTGACGAACATACTTGAGCTGGTGAGGAGTCCTCAGGATAGTGCCGAGGATGAGCTGGTTTGA